A stretch of Eleutherodactylus coqui strain aEleCoq1 chromosome 2, aEleCoq1.hap1, whole genome shotgun sequence DNA encodes these proteins:
- the LOC136610408 gene encoding olfactory receptor 11A1-like: MCGENQTFLTELVLLGFRDMHQGKLIVLLMCLLIYLIILAGNILIIGLIVTSPRLHSPMYFFLCNLSSCEVIFTANIMPNMIYILWRGGGTISWSGCITQFYIYSASGSTECLVLTLMAFDRYLAICNPLRYTSIMNSQTCAHLVVWAWLSGFLGMWIIIITLCNLHFCGSGIVVDHFFCDLEPILHLSSSDTSLVEMETLVYAMLMGILPFGLIILSYLAIFCTIIRIPSEIGRQKAFSTCGSHLASVCIYFGTILILYLVPSQKRSVEINKILSLFYTILTPLFNPIIYSLRNQEMQACFATLIYVFFPKSNRQCAKIKAVNKNHSTE, translated from the coding sequence ATGTGTGGGGAGAACCAGACATTTCTGACAGAACTGGTCCTTCTGGGCTTTAGAGATATGCACCAGGGCAAGCTCATAGTCCTCCTAATGTGTCTTCTAATCTATTTGATCATTTTGGCTGGAAACATTCTCATTATTGGCCTGATTGTCACTAGCCCAAGGCTCCATTCTCCTATGTACTTCTTCCTCTGCAACCTGTCTTCTTGTGAAGTTATTTTTACAGCCAACATCATGCCTAATATGATCTACATCCTGTGGAGAGGTGGTGGCACAATCTCCTGGAGTGGTTGTATCACCCAGTTTTATATATACTCTGCTTCTGGGAGTACCGAGTGTCTTGTTCTTACCCTAATGGCTTTTGATCGATACTTAGCCATTTGCAACCCCTTAAGATACACCTCCATCATGAATTCCCAAACTTGTGCTCATCTGGTGGTCTGGGCTTGGCTTTCCGGCTTCCTAGGAATGTGGATAATAATCATAACACTATGCAACCTACATTTCTGTGGCTCAGGTATAGTGGTGGATCATTTTTTTTGTGACTTAGAACCCATTTTACATTTATCTTCATCTGATACCTCGCTGGTGGAAATGGAAACTCTGGTGTATGCCATGTTAATGGGAATTCTTCCTTTTGGGCTCATCATCTTAAGCTATCTGGCCATATTTTGTACCATCATTAGGATTCCCTCAGAGATAGGAAGACAGAAGGCCTTTTCCACTTGTGGCTCACATCTGGCCTCAGTCTGTATATACTTTGGGACAATACTCATCCTCTACTTGGTTCCATCACAGAAACGTTCAGTGGAAATCAACAAAATCCTCTCTCTTTTCTACACCATATTAACTCCCTTGTTCAACCCAATAATATACAGCCTGAGAAATCAAGAGATGCAGGCCTGTTTTGCAACATTGATCTACGTTTTCTTCCCAAAAAGTAATAGACAATGTGCAAAAATCAAAGCAGTAAACAAGAATCATTCGACTGAATAA